Below is a window of Rhodoglobus vestalii DNA.
AGTGCTCAAACTTGCTGCAAAACACTGGTGACTGGGCGCGACTCCGATGCCGCGCGTTGACTGGGGTGCTCCCCAAGTGTGGGTGAAATGTGGGCACGCCCCAATTGAATAAGTCTCATAGAGTTAGACCTCCGTTGAATCGTTGCTGACATCATTGGGGCGATTCGGTCGTCACCGAGGTTGCAAGATACGCGGCCTGGCAGGTGGTCCCCTTCTGGACACCAAGCGTTGATGCTGGCCCGCTCTCCAGTTTGCAGCAGGAGTGAAACGCAGATCCGCAGCAGTTCTCCTCCCCACCCCCGAAGAAGGCCTTTACACGGCAAGGTCGATGCTGCCACTCTAAACATTTGAGTAGTAATCTCTTTTCAGTCGGATCCGAGTATCCGACTTCTAACCCGATGGAATCAAACCCCGATGACTTTCACGCATTCCCAAACTCATGGCGCCAATAGACGCGGCACTGTAGTTCCCGTAGTCAGCCCCGTCCCCGATTTGATCCAGGCCCGAGGCCGGCGCGATACCACGGTTCGTCCTATGAGGCGCAAACCTGATCGCCATTGCGCGATAGGACGCAGGATGCCGCGGAGCGACTCGTGCGGCTACGACCACGATCAGACCAGCCTCGAGCGCTCCTGCCCTAATAACGCGGTCAGCTAGGTGCAGACGAAAAGGTCAGACCCAGGGATACAGGCAGCTATCGGATACCAATTGCGTAGACGGCATACCGATTGGGACGAAGCGCCGAAGCAGGCAACTTTTAGCCGCGCGGGGATTATTAATCGCGCTGAGAAAATTCGTGCCGCCGTTGAAGAGGTAACGGGGTCATCTGATCACCTGGGGGTCGATGCAGCATTCGAAGAAACACGCAGTTTCGTAGACACAGCTTTCGATATCTATGAAGGCAAGATCGAATCCGAGCAATACGGATGGGTGTTTGCCGTCCCCGGCCGCAACGAAACATCACAAGGTAATGAGTATGAGACCGAAGTAACTCCGTTCCTGCCGATTCTCAGTTCGGTATATGGAGTCGACGACAAAACGCGCCAGCACACGACCGCGAGGCTTGCACCGTGTGTCATCGAAACCCATAAGGGACGCGCTTCCATGAAGGGTGCCGTCGTCTGGACACCGCTATACGTCAATGCCGCAACCCGCCTTGATACCAATTTGTGGAGACGATTTGTAGTCGACAACACCGCCGGCATCCGACACAGCGTCAATCGAACTGCTGAATTTGCAGCACACCGCCTTGGCGCCCGGGTTATGGGGCTAGGTGCCAGCATTCCCAGTTTTACGCAGCTCGGAAAATCGATCAAGCAAGAAGGACTCATCACCACGACCGGCCACGCTGGGACGGTGCATTTGCTGAACGAGACTGTGCGCCACGTCGTCGAAACCCGCGGCACCTCGGAAAAAACTATCGGACTACTCGGGGCAGGATCTATCGGAAGCTCATGGGCAGAGCTGCACCTACTTACTGACAGAAAACACCGCGTCAGCGTCTATGACCGCAACCACTCCCAAGTCGATAGATTGCGTCGAAAGGTAGAACAGGAACGGGTTGATGTCGAAAGCCACGAGTTCAATGTTTTGGAGTCATCCGACATCATCGTCTCGGCAATCAATCGCACCCTCGACCTAGACGAAATGGAATACCAAACTGACCGGCAAATAAGCTTGCAAGGCAAAGTCATCATCGACGATAGTCAGCCCGGAGCCTTCGACCGCAAGCAAGTTGAAGCCCGCGGCGGAACGCTCATTTGGGTGGTGGGTCAAGACACCTCGGATGCTCAAGCATTACATCGCCCGGGCGGCTATAGCTTTGGCGACACTGCCGGCCTACATGGGAAAGGTGCGGTCTGGGGCTGCGAAGCTGAAGTCGCAGCTATATGCCTTGAAGATCGACTAGATCTTGCGGTGAGTAGTCACGTAACCCATGAGATGGCGACGAATATAGGGGCTCTCTGCCATTCGATCGGCGTAGAAGTCGCTCGCCCTCTGCAATCATTCGGGGCGCCCGTGCAACTCAACTCAGAATCATGGCCTCGAACTCGATCGGGATCAAGCGGTCCGATCGATAGAAATTGGCCTTCTAGTAGGTTTGCCCCATGATCAAAATCATCTCCACGTTCATCGTGGTCATCCTCGCGTCAGCGCTGGCATCCGGCTGTTCCGCAATGGATGAGCCCGTGACTTCAGGAAGTAGGCCCGACGCCGCTCCAAGAGTGCCGTCACCGATAGTCCCCGTCGGTTGTTCGACCGGAAGCCTCGCTGTCGGGGAAGAAGGAACCGAGTATTTTGAGGGAACGGATGTACCCATTTCTGTTATCGGGCGCGAGTGCTTCGATCTATTTGTCAAGCCGGATGTCTCTCGGGATGCTTCCGCCGATCAGCGCTACACCGTAGAAGAATTTTGCGAGAAACTGGGAATCGAAACAGAGCTGAACGCACTCATGGGGCACGGAAACATGGCGACGGGTCACGGCAACATACCGGGATACTTCGCGTATACCGACGATGACTTCAACGGTGGGGTTTCAGCGCTTCTCGCGGGTACATGCTCGTTTCAAATACCCTTGGAAGAATTGCGATCTCCACAGAACGAAGGTGATCCCTCGCGCAACGCTATTGATATTTCATGGATAAGTACCGGACACTCGT
It encodes the following:
- a CDS encoding NAD(P)-binding domain-containing protein, producing the protein MRRRHTDWDEAPKQATFSRAGIINRAEKIRAAVEEVTGSSDHLGVDAAFEETRSFVDTAFDIYEGKIESEQYGWVFAVPGRNETSQGNEYETEVTPFLPILSSVYGVDDKTRQHTTARLAPCVIETHKGRASMKGAVVWTPLYVNAATRLDTNLWRRFVVDNTAGIRHSVNRTAEFAAHRLGARVMGLGASIPSFTQLGKSIKQEGLITTTGHAGTVHLLNETVRHVVETRGTSEKTIGLLGAGSIGSSWAELHLLTDRKHRVSVYDRNHSQVDRLRRKVEQERVDVESHEFNVLESSDIIVSAINRTLDLDEMEYQTDRQISLQGKVIIDDSQPGAFDRKQVEARGGTLIWVVGQDTSDAQALHRPGGYSFGDTAGLHGKGAVWGCEAEVAAICLEDRLDLAVSSHVTHEMATNIGALCHSIGVEVARPLQSFGAPVQLNSESWPRTRSGSSGPIDRNWPSSRFAP